The following coding sequences are from one Gadus macrocephalus chromosome 3, ASM3116895v1 window:
- the dctd gene encoding deoxycytidylate deaminase isoform X2 — protein MEQNTTEETTPGAASATTKREDYLEWPEYFMAVAFLSAQRSKDPSSQVGACIVNQDKKIVGIGYNGMPNGCDDDLMPWARTADDKLDTKYPYVCHAELNAIMNKNSADVKDCTIYVALFPCNECAKLIIQAGIKEVVYLSDKYHDAPMMKASRRLLGLAGIEFKEFKPKRTTITIDFNSINQPGTLDGPTR, from the exons TGCAACTACAAAGAGGGAGGACTACTTGGAATGGCCAGAGTATTTTATGGCCGTCGCATTCCTGTCGGCTCAGAGAAGCAAGGACCCTAGCTCTCAG GTGGGAGCCTGTATTGTGAACCAGGACAAAAAAATTGTTGGTATCGGTTACAATGGAATGCCCAACGGCTGTGACGATGACCTTATGCCATGGGCAAGAACGGCTGACGACAAATTGGACACAAAGTACCCTTATG TGTGCCATGCAGAGCTTAACGCCATAATGAATAAGAACAGCGCTGATGTGAAAGACTGCACTATTTACGTGGCACTTTTTCCATGCAATGAGTGTGCCAAGCTCATCATCCAAGCAG GTATTAAGGAAGTGGTGTATCTCTCTGACAAGTACCATGACGCTCCAATGATGAAGGCTTCTAGGAGGTTACTGGGCTTGGCAGGCATAGAGTTCAA GGAGTTCAAGCCTAAGAGGACAACGATAACCATTGATTTTAATTCTATTAATCAACCTGGAACTCTGGATGGCCCGACACGCTAA
- the dctd gene encoding deoxycytidylate deaminase isoform X1: MEQNTTEETTPGAASATTKREDYLEWPEYFMAVAFLSAQRSKDPSSQVGACIVNQDKKIVGIGYNGMPNGCDDDLMPWARTADDKLDTKYPYVCHAELNAIMNKNSADVKDCTIYVALFPCNECAKLIIQAEVRTISIKEVVYLSDKYHDAPMMKASRRLLGLAGIEFKEFKPKRTTITIDFNSINQPGTLDGPTR, translated from the exons TGCAACTACAAAGAGGGAGGACTACTTGGAATGGCCAGAGTATTTTATGGCCGTCGCATTCCTGTCGGCTCAGAGAAGCAAGGACCCTAGCTCTCAG GTGGGAGCCTGTATTGTGAACCAGGACAAAAAAATTGTTGGTATCGGTTACAATGGAATGCCCAACGGCTGTGACGATGACCTTATGCCATGGGCAAGAACGGCTGACGACAAATTGGACACAAAGTACCCTTATG TGTGCCATGCAGAGCTTAACGCCATAATGAATAAGAACAGCGCTGATGTGAAAGACTGCACTATTTACGTGGCACTTTTTCCATGCAATGAGTGTGCCAAGCTCATCATCCAAGCAG AGGTCAGGACTATAA GTATTAAGGAAGTGGTGTATCTCTCTGACAAGTACCATGACGCTCCAATGATGAAGGCTTCTAGGAGGTTACTGGGCTTGGCAGGCATAGAGTTCAA GGAGTTCAAGCCTAAGAGGACAACGATAACCATTGATTTTAATTCTATTAATCAACCTGGAACTCTGGATGGCCCGACACGCTAA